The following proteins are co-located in the Alphaproteobacteria bacterium genome:
- a CDS encoding F0F1 ATP synthase subunit gamma — protein MASLKELRNRIASVRSTQKITKAMQMVAASKLRRAQSQAEAGRPYADRMAGLMSSLVSGLVAPDDAPKLLVGSGSDDVHLIVVTSSERGLCGGFNTNIVRAARLQINELMEAGKTVKILCVGKKGRDMLKREHGELIVDTIDLSGLRQIGFDDAAPIARRLVEMFEAGEFDTCTLYYSRFVTVMTQVVTPLQLVPWGVPEAGEDEKAEDPSGRAPALTEFEPDEADILAELLPSNLAIQVYHSLLENAASEQGARMTAMDSATRNAGDMIDRLTLNYNRTRQAQITKELIEIISGAEAL, from the coding sequence ATGGCCAGCCTCAAGGAACTGCGCAACCGCATCGCCAGCGTGCGCTCGACCCAGAAGATCACCAAGGCCATGCAGATGGTGGCGGCCTCGAAACTGCGCCGCGCCCAGAGCCAGGCCGAGGCCGGCCGGCCCTATGCCGATCGCATGGCCGGGCTGATGTCCTCGCTGGTCAGCGGTCTGGTGGCACCCGACGATGCCCCCAAGCTGCTGGTGGGCAGCGGCAGCGACGACGTCCACTTGATCGTCGTGACCAGTTCCGAGCGCGGCCTCTGCGGCGGCTTCAATACCAACATCGTGCGGGCCGCGCGGCTGCAGATCAACGAACTCATGGAGGCCGGCAAGACGGTCAAGATCCTCTGCGTCGGCAAGAAGGGCCGCGACATGCTGAAGCGCGAGCATGGTGAGCTGATCGTCGATACCATCGATCTCTCGGGCCTGCGCCAGATCGGCTTCGACGACGCGGCGCCGATCGCCCGCCGCCTGGTGGAGATGTTCGAGGCCGGCGAATTCGACACCTGCACGCTTTATTACAGCCGGTTCGTAACGGTCATGACCCAGGTGGTGACGCCGCTGCAATTGGTGCCCTGGGGGGTGCCCGAGGCCGGCGAGGACGAGAAAGCCGAAGACCCGAGCGGCCGTGCCCCGGCGCTGACCGAGTTCGAGCCCGACGAGGCCGACATCCTGGCCGAGCTTTTGCCCAGCAACCTGGCCATCCAGGTTTACCATTCGCTGCTGGAGAACGCCGCCAGCGAGCAGGGCGCCCGCATGACGGCGATGGACAGCGCCACGCGCAACGCCGGCGACATGATCGACCGGCTGACGCTTAACTACAACCGCACCCGGCAGGCTCAGATCACCAAGGAACTGATCGAGATCATTTCGGGTGCCGAGGCCCTTTAG